In one window of Methanosarcina vacuolata Z-761 DNA:
- a CDS encoding tetrahydromethanopterin S-methyltransferase subunit A: protein MEICYRLYKQNEEQNVMEWPITSGNYVIGDTNSSVAVVTLASDYKEWGLKNYAICGTCFTANFGIEKIITNVLANPNINYLVVCGAESAHWAGQSLVSLSENGVSTMAGSRKIIGSKSPLSYLNEIPMTAISRFIKELKIIDLIGNKDPATIQKAIDSCTGQKRSEALIVSMPEIDGNSWKKYEHIVKNNMMSKIKKGQTEGCF from the coding sequence ATGGAAATCTGTTATAGATTATATAAGCAAAACGAGGAGCAAAACGTTATGGAATGGCCTATAACTTCCGGTAACTACGTAATAGGAGACACAAATTCGAGTGTAGCTGTGGTAACTCTTGCCTCTGACTACAAGGAATGGGGACTTAAGAACTATGCAATCTGCGGGACATGTTTTACTGCAAACTTTGGGATTGAAAAGATAATAACCAATGTTCTTGCAAACCCAAACATAAACTACCTGGTCGTCTGCGGAGCAGAAAGCGCCCACTGGGCAGGTCAGTCCTTGGTCTCACTTTCCGAAAACGGAGTTTCCACAATGGCAGGTTCAAGAAAAATAATCGGCTCAAAATCCCCTCTGTCCTACTTAAATGAAATTCCCATGACTGCAATTTCCCGTTTTATCAAGGAACTAAAAATCATAGACCTGATCGGAAATAAAGACCCTGCCACCATCCAGAAGGCAATCGATTCCTGCACCGGCCAGAAAAGAAGCGAAGCTCTCATCGTCTCAATGCCCGAAATAGATGGAAATAGCTGGAAAAAATACGAGCATATAGTAAAAAATAATATGATGTCAAAAATAAAGAAAGGGCAAACAGAGGGTTGCTTTTAA
- a CDS encoding 6-bladed beta-propeller, with product MKYQRVNVSGKILFCLVLLFLGLMSASVAHAETYNFVTKWGSYGTGNVFSYPRSIAVDSSGYVYVAFLHKDRIEKFDSNGTFLTKWGSYGTGNGQFEEPSGVAVDSSGNVYVVDPSNNRIEKFNSTGGYLTQWVCNGSGYEHIYGHYSCTSGIAVDSLGNVYADNPHNSLIQKFNSNGGYLTQWGSLGTGNGQFNGSIGVAVDSSGNVYVADQYNNRIQKFDSNGGYLTQWGSSGSGNGQFKNPSGVAVDSSDNVYVADSSNNRIQKFDSSGNYITQWGSYGTGNGQFNEPFGVALDSSGNVYVADYSILCIQKFAPNISKSTTNFSDFPSIIVPVAAMLVLTVIFRCKKW from the coding sequence ATGAAATATCAACGAGTTAATGTTTCTGGGAAAATATTGTTTTGTTTGGTTTTATTATTTCTTGGATTGATGAGCGCTTCGGTTGCGCATGCTGAGACTTATAATTTTGTTACTAAATGGGGTTCGTATGGCACCGGCAACGTTTTTAGTTATCCAAGAAGTATTGCTGTAGATTCTTCTGGCTATGTTTATGTTGCCTTTTTGCATAAAGATCGAATTGAGAAGTTCGATAGCAACGGAACTTTCCTTACAAAATGGGGTTCGTATGGCACCGGCAACGGACAATTTGAAGAACCATCTGGTGTTGCTGTAGATTCTTCGGGCAATGTTTATGTAGTCGATCCAAGCAACAATCGCATTGAGAAATTTAACAGCACTGGCGGATATCTTACACAATGGGTTTGTAATGGCAGCGGCTATGAACATATATATGGACACTATTCTTGTACATCCGGTATCGCTGTAGATTCTCTGGGCAATGTTTATGCTGACAATCCTCACAATTCTCTCATTCAGAAATTTAACAGCAACGGCGGATACCTTACACAATGGGGCTCTTTAGGCACCGGCAACGGACAATTTAATGGTTCAATAGGTGTTGCTGTAGATTCTTCGGGCAATGTTTATGTTGCCGATCAATATAATAATCGAATTCAGAAGTTTGACAGCAACGGTGGATACCTTACTCAATGGGGTTCTTCGGGAAGCGGCAACGGACAATTTAAAAATCCATCTGGTGTTGCTGTAGATTCTTCGGACAATGTATATGTTGCCGATTCAAGCAATAATCGTATTCAGAAGTTTGATAGCAGTGGTAACTATATTACCCAATGGGGTTCGTATGGCACCGGCAACGGACAATTTAATGAACCATTTGGTGTTGCTTTAGATTCTTCGGGTAATGTTTATGTTGCCGATTATAGTATATTATGCATTCAGAAGTTTGCTCCAAATATCAGTAAATCTACCACTAATTTCTCAGATTTCCCTTCAATTATTGTACCTGTTGCTGCAATGCTTGTTTTAACAGTAATATTTAGATGTAAAAAATGGTGA
- a CDS encoding SIR2 family protein, whose protein sequence is MNINNIIPLSYNIADEKKRYVLFCGAGISKDAGIPTGWDILIETLRKIRAQNEFENGEHSVGINEYSNKEMEKYYEDNYKNKTYSEIIGSLFPSPEEQRAFLKEQFNGKTFGESHKLIARWVKEGLVRFIITTNFDTLLEQALDEVGLKGQYTIISNGDEVLTSKPWNNVEYCRVYKIHGTIDQGRIRNTEKDLSQLDEDLQRDFSDIIERHGVIVVGYAGNKEDKAVIDTFNKRKFKGYTLYWCIHNTCSDGIKELVNEKQEGRFIEITSASDFL, encoded by the coding sequence TTGAATATTAACAATATTATTCCTCTTTCTTACAATATAGCCGATGAAAAAAAGAGATATGTTCTCTTTTGCGGAGCTGGAATCTCTAAAGATGCCGGAATACCTACTGGCTGGGATATACTGATTGAGACTTTAAGAAAAATACGAGCTCAAAATGAATTTGAAAATGGAGAACACTCAGTTGGTATTAATGAATACTCAAATAAGGAAATGGAAAAGTACTATGAGGATAATTACAAGAATAAAACTTATTCAGAAATAATTGGATCTTTATTTCCATCACCTGAAGAACAAAGAGCTTTTTTGAAAGAACAGTTTAATGGAAAAACCTTCGGTGAATCTCATAAATTGATTGCCAGATGGGTAAAAGAAGGACTTGTCAGATTCATAATCACTACAAATTTTGATACTCTCTTAGAACAAGCTTTGGATGAAGTGGGCTTAAAGGGGCAATACACTATAATCTCTAATGGGGATGAAGTTTTAACAAGTAAACCTTGGAATAATGTAGAATATTGTCGCGTGTATAAAATACATGGAACTATAGATCAAGGCAGAATCAGAAATACTGAAAAAGACTTGTCGCAGTTAGACGAAGATCTCCAAAGAGATTTTTCAGATATTATTGAGAGACACGGTGTAATAGTAGTAGGGTATGCAGGAAATAAAGAGGATAAAGCAGTAATAGACACTTTCAATAAAAGAAAATTCAAAGGTTATACTCTGTACTGGTGTATTCATAACACATGTAGTGATGGAATAAAAGAGTTAGTTAACGAGAAGCAAGAAGGTCGTTTTATTGAAATAACAAGTGCATCAGACTTTTTATAA
- a CDS encoding CDGSH iron-sulfur domain-containing protein: protein MAANEKEMRIKIIKDGPYRVTGGVPLLEQVIVTDDAGHTRELIDIKEYPQREAYILCRCGSSENKPFCDGTHRKIGFNGSETASRKPYLEKAEAFEGPDLKLTDAYELCDHSRFCQRSGGIRNLIQKSDDPEARQTAIEEAMICPSGRLVLWDKKTGKPFEKEFEPSIVLVHDKQKGCEGPLWVRGGVPIESADGSMYESRNRVTLCRCGKSENKPYCDGSHWMNSQQKLEFRKKWGLE from the coding sequence ATGGCAGCCAATGAGAAAGAAATGAGGATTAAGATAATCAAAGACGGGCCATATCGGGTTACAGGTGGAGTGCCGCTTTTAGAACAGGTAATTGTCACCGATGACGCCGGCCACACAAGAGAATTAATTGATATAAAGGAATACCCTCAGCGGGAAGCCTATATTTTATGCCGCTGTGGCTCATCCGAAAACAAGCCCTTCTGTGATGGGACCCACCGCAAGATCGGTTTTAACGGTAGCGAAACAGCCAGCAGAAAGCCTTACCTGGAAAAAGCGGAAGCTTTTGAAGGTCCTGATCTAAAACTCACCGATGCCTACGAGCTCTGCGATCATTCCCGTTTCTGCCAGCGGTCTGGCGGAATAAGGAATCTCATACAAAAATCAGACGACCCGGAAGCCAGACAAACCGCCATAGAGGAAGCCATGATCTGCCCGTCGGGACGGCTGGTCCTGTGGGACAAGAAGACAGGCAAACCCTTTGAAAAAGAATTTGAACCATCTATTGTACTGGTTCACGACAAACAAAAAGGTTGTGAAGGCCCCCTTTGGGTTAGAGGCGGTGTCCCCATCGAATCTGCTGATGGCAGCATGTACGAATCCCGGAACAGAGTAACCCTCTGCCGCTGCGGGAAGTCAGAAAACAAGCCCTACTGTGACGGCAGCCACTGGATGAATAGCCAGCAGAAGCTCGAGTTCAGGAAGAAATGGGGCCTGGAATGA